The region ttgtatcattctttgtattttgtcactaattatgtatcttgtatattggtgtacaccattgtctgtattattatgtaccccatgtttgtttcttactttgtacagcgccacggaatatgttggcgctttataaatcaataataataatagtaataatgtcattaacctccctagcgttccggacgagctgtgctcgtccagagacgctaaagggcaccgctcaggccccgctgggccgattttgataattttttttttcaaacacgcagctagcactttgctagctgcgtgtttgccccgatcgccgccgatctgccgctacccgacgcgaaagagggcccgcagaccccgtgcacagcctggccaaccgCCGCCAAGCTGCGCTTtgcggtggatcgggagtcccagtgacgtcacgacgtcactccggtcgtcgccatggcgacggaagccctaaaggaaatcccgttcagaacgggatttccttatgggcgtgatcgctGGCAGCGATCAGAAGGCTGggtgggagagaggaggaaggggagaatcatgtagctagctagctacatgaaagaaagaaaaaatcggccgaaaaaaaccctcccaattgaaacgcccagcaggttaaccaTTCCAACCAACATACACCAAGTGATTGTATTTTGCTGCTGATGTGTATTCTGGACTGCTCTGAAACACCGTCGGTTTATCGTGATTGTTTACGGAGCCATGAAACCCGGTGTGTGTTCTTGTTTTTCACCAATTTTTCTTTACATTGTGTTTTTCTAAATGCAGCTGTTATTAAATATCACAAATCAGTGGCTTGGAAGTATAGTATaggtttatttactgtacaggagacatACAGTGAATCATAGCAATGTCTGCCCGAGGAAAGGCTTGGACCAGACGGATATACACTTTGGAATACATTACAGATTATAATTATTCCGCCTACCTTGACATCTGATTGGGTCCTGATATATAAGCTAAATATTGGGTGATACAAAACTGCATAAATGAACACATGAATATTTATGAATATCTAAGTAGGTGAGCTTGTTAGTCGTTGATTGGTTCATAGATATTTGTTATTATTTGTTTGGATATTTTATGCCCGTTGTAACTCGAGGTCCTCTAGTTTGTTAGATCCGCTGTGTTGTGTTTTATCTACAAGACAGCAAAGCCAGTTCCCAGCTGCACATTCCAGTCCCCATGAAGTTGTGAGAAGTATTTTTATGAGAACCTGTTATGCTGAGAATAAAATGTATCATATAAAGTAAGTGTTCATATGGCTTACAGGCGGCCATTTTGTTATAACACTATTAATTTTACTTCACAGCCCGTCCTATTATCCTGCATTTGCAGTGCTTTGCTGGCTGTATTAGTCACTGAGTATTCGCAAACACAAAGGAATCACATTTAGTttaaagtcctttaaccacttcaccccaaaggggtttttaccctaacggacaagagcgattttcacctttcagtgctcatccctttcatttgccaatagcttcatcactactaatcacaattaaattatctatatcttgtttttttcaccaccaattgggctttttggggtcgatatttgttttcagtaattactttattttctatgcattttaaagaaagaaacaaggaaaaaatgaaaaaatacactttctccaatttcatcccccatggttttaatatatttaatataaacactgatacTGTGCAtagaacccacacattttatctgcctatttgttctggttatcacaacattttaattatgtccctggtacaaagtatggtgacaatatagtatttggaagtaagtgtattttttttcttttgaggtgtttttttttttttttttttttttttttatactaatccCACGTACATGGGTGTGAGCGCGGGAGCATGCACAGCAGCTGCAGTGCTGCTTAACTTGTAAAAATGTGCTGTATCtgttaagaggctccagcaggacgttttaatatgtCTGCTTGTCCTTCAGTGGTTAAAGTGCTAGGGGATCATGTAGGCACAATTCACACTTGGAGGGATCGCACGCGGTTTCCTCGCAGGCAGTATCGCACCAGATGTGACAGCCATTGTTAATCAAAGGGGCCAGATCACACCTAAACACAGTTTTTGCATGTGGTAAAATGCCAGCAGCATGATCTGGTACGCCGTGTGCAGTTCCTATTGCCGGCAGTCAGGCGCCATCAGCTGACTGTGGATGCCATGCGGAAAACGCACATCTAACCTCAACAAAATTGTCCACAGTAAGCTGCAGGCGTTTCTcacagactaaaggtggccattaaccatACAATCTCCCGAATGATCGATTGGATCGGGTACCGTTAATGGTGTCGATCAATGATGAATAATTGTCCTATCAATCATTCCATCGATCTAGCAAGCCCTGCAGTGAGAACGGTCCCATAGGGGATATATTGTCGCAGCTCTTTACTGATCGCTGTCAATCAGGAaagtttttgaaacgcttttgcAAAGTGCCCCAGTGTGAGCCAGCCCTCACGCCGCTTCCGTTTGCTGAGAGCTGCTCGGATTGTCGCCAATCGCTATAGTGCCAGGATGtacatgtaaatcgcggtgccTCTTTTCCATTATTGCGTTTGGTGAATTGCAATCTTCGGACTGCGTGATTATTGGAGCAATCCCGCTCTATTCCCAACCGTTTAGGGCGCAATCGCGTGAAGTGGAAATTGAAGGCAGCACAGTCGAATTGTAGTGCATTTTTGCGATTGTAAGTTGAAAAGGAGCCTAACTGTACATTTGCCCCGtcgtgccactagatggcattacACTGTAGACTGTATATGGTTGTCCATTTTCATGGTAAGAGTATGGTAGACTTCCTAGCAGTGTTGTGGAAAGTAAACCTGCTATGTGACAGCTGTTGTGAATGATCCAGTACACATGGGGCAGGTACCGCGAGGGCCTCTAGTGGGGTAATATCTGCACTGCGGACATTGGATTATTACTGCGCTTCTCCTATTCATGCTGAACACAGCTTATTGATGCTGCTGGGAGTAACCCCCTGGTCACTGCTGTTCTCCTCCAGACACTGATCGATGTGACGACGGAAGACCTcagcagagagatggagatctcACCCACAAAGACGGTAATGCTGAAGGACACTCTGCAGGGCCTGCTGGACCGCCAGGAGGAGGAGCGGCGCTGCAAGGAACTACTGCAGCTGTACCTGGAGGCTGTGCAGAGGGATGACCCAGACGGGGCCAGACAACCAGGTGAGCCAATATACAGATATAGGGAGAGCGGggtgtgctgcagtgttcagcagtGAAGATGCACAAGTGAAAGGATCAGCACAAACTGAGAGGCATTACAGAAGAACAGCTCTTTATGCTAaagaaatatactgtatactatacACGCAGTGCATGAgggtacatacagtgggttgcaaaagtattcggcccccttgaagttttccgcattttgtcacattactgccacaaacatgaatcaattttattggaattccacgtcaaagaccaacacaaagtggtgtacatgtgagaagtggggtTTTTGCGTGTGTTTTCCTGACCGGTCCATGTCGTGTCTGTTCTCATTTCAGCCTCCTCCGAGGGGACCAGTGAAACCGACTCAGCCGTAACCAAAGACATGAGTCAAAACGCCCAACTCTCCAGCTACGTCCTCCGAATACTGCAAGAGAAGACCCTCCCCCATCTCAGCTTATCCAATGAGCAGCTGGAAGTGAGTATTATCCAATCAGAAACACGCAGCTCGCCCCACATTCAGTGGGCTACTGTAGTTATATGGCTTCCCTTAGACAGTTACTTCATTTTGAAGAAATTATAAAGGAATTGCATGtattgcacttcatcccaatcagtagctgctacccctttcccaggagacagCTTTACCTCTTCTGGAATAGATTATCAGGGGACTCTGTAAtacagatattgtggtgaaacccctcccacagtgtgatgtcaggacttaggttctgacatcacaccgtgggagccttgttgcattgtgggaaagaactgtttccaactgcccaaaaaaaaagcagcatctccttccactgacatcacctgccagcagtgaaggactcgccatgtgataaatgtcggaatgtaaatcagggagaggaaagattttacaatgggcaaacacggactaaatcatttataaatcataattgtaaaaattcaggcctttttttcattacattattttcactggagttcctcttgagGCTGGGTggtgcacacttgtcagtgcgtgaaaggtcgcggtttctgtcatgtgcgtttttgtgcgtttgcgtttttcccgcacatgcgtttttcttgccttttgcatgtgttttagtgcgtttgcggttcccatatacaaaacgcatatgggtTTTCCATACGTTTTCTTATATTGCCTTTTTTTTGCaaatcaacaggaagcggaaatgcatcagaaaacatcgttgttgtttttttttaaaaactcatacaaaacgtattacattgcgtcaccattgactttcattatgtgcggtttttctatgcatttttgaaaaatatgcaacaaaaccagcgtttttcaaaatgcatattacaaaatgcatacaaaacgcgtatgcgttttgtatgctgtCCTTGGACTAACATTATACACCTAAACGCTGCCTTTTTCCACAGCGctggcgtttctgctaagtgtgttcccagcctgaagGAAAGGAGGAACTGTTGGCGTCGCAGTAACCCCTAAATCACATATGTGGCCTTTCCTGAATTGTTTCCGAGTTTTGTTTTCCAATCTACAAtctgttaagcctcatctacacgcgtagatgaggcggcgatgtggcttatcaatctgctgatgcagctcgattgatcagatccgacaggtctgatctcgccaccgccgattccctgcacgTTCCCCACGGGGGGAGAATGGCAGGGAatggagcggaagataagcggcgcggggacgagcgggtatcgaatccgacgcacgagcggggacgcggcagaggcgatccggcggctaattgagccgccggatcgcttcgtgtagacggggctttagattctctactagggatgatcagtgagatgcggaacattttgagctgCTGTGAATGTTACGCAGTTTGGTAATGTGGGGTATATGAtgctccatttccaagctgcctaaaaTGCTATTAGCATAATTCTTGCAACAACTTGGAATTACAGTATTTGTATGTCATTGGCCATCCCTGAACAGCCAAAATCTCTGGCTGCTGTGACATCCTGTGTAACTATTGTTCTCCTGTTTGCAGTGTGTGCAGCCACGCCCCTTTCTGCTGTGACATCCTGTGTAACTATTGTTTCCCTGTTTGCAGTTTGTGTGCAGCCACGCCCCTTTCTGCTGTGACTTCCTGTGTAATTGTTGTTCTCCTGTTTGCAGGGTGTGGCCACACCCCTTTCTGCTGTGACTTCCTGTGTTTACCCATTGTTCCTCTgttttgcagtgtgtgtgcagccaCGCTCCTTTCTGCTGTGACTTCCTGTGTAACCATTGTTCTcctgtttgcagtgtgtgtgcagcctTGCCCCTCTCTGCTGTGACTTCCTGTGTAATTATTGTTCCTCTGTTTGCAGTGCGTGTGCAGCCACGCCCCTCTCTGCTGCGACTTGCTGTGTAATTATTGTTCCTCTGTTTGCAGTGTGCATGCAGCCACGCCCCTTTCTGCTGTGACTTCCTGTGTAATTATAGTTCCTCTGTTTGCAGTGTGCATGCAGCCACGCCCCTTTCTGCTGTGACTTCCTGTGTAATTATTGTTCCTCTGTTTGCAGTGCGTGTGCAGCCACGCCCCTCTCTGCTGCGACTTGCTGTGTAATTATTGTTCCTTGTTTTGCAGTGCGTGTGCAGCCACGCCCCTCTCTGCTGTGACTTCCTGTGTAATTATTGTTCCCCTGTTTGCAGTGCGTGTGCAGCCACGCCCCTCTCTGCTGTGACTTCCTGTGTAATTATAGTTCCCCTGTTTGCAGTGTGTGCAGCCACGCCCCTTTCTGCTGTGACTTCCTGTGTAACCATTGTTCCtctgtttgcagtgtgtgtgcagccaCGACCCGCACGCCCTCTCTGCGGAGCTGAACTGCAGTCTTCCGGCCGCGCAGCAGCTACAGGAGGCGTGTCAGGAGCAGCTGGAGCTCCGCCTCCAGCAAGTGCAGTGCATGAACTCTCTGGCCAGCGCTTCTCACAAGAAGAGGAAACATCTGAACTAGAGGCCCTGCTGGGGACGTCGGCTCCTTCACATGACTCGCAGCGTGTATCAGAGCGGGCGTGACTCCATCGTGCACAGCGGCCAGATGACATGCCTGTGCACGGCCAGTCACATGACTCCCACACAACATGCCTGTGCACGGCTGGTCACATGACTCCCACACAACATATGTGTGCACAGCCGGTCACGTGACTCCCTCTGTGGTTTTACAAGCCTGAACAGAAGGCTGCCCAGTGTGAGGTGCAGataaggtgacaggagctgatttCCTGATGTGATGCAGAGATTAGTGTCTGTAATGTTACATCAGGCAACAGTCCATCTGTGATTGGTTACAGCAGCTTGCATGTGCTTCTTTTCctttcaagggaacctaaactgagagggatatggatgtttccttttaaacaataccagttgcctggcagtcctgctgatctgtttggctgcagtagtggctgaatcacacacctgaaacaagcatgcagctaatccagcctgacttcagtcagagcacctgatctgcatgcttgttcaggggctgtggctaaaagtattagagacacaagatcagcaggagagtcaggcaactggtattattttaaaaggaaaaatccacatccttctcagtttaggttccctttaaatgtggcgcacgcacgcacgcacttaCTTTTCAGATACTAGGTGGGTGTTTTAGGCCCCTTACACTATACACTGAAAATCTGCTGCATTTTAACTTTccttgcattgtgaaaaagctttcagttaaaacactataatgtgaacataggaaaacatggacattaccttgcacatcagttgttagttcagttataactgacagcaaatgatgTAAGACCCTTAGAATAATGATTATATTTAGTTTGCTTTCTTTCTATTAATGTGAAATGATCTTGTGTACGAGTTGTCAGGCTGAGAATGAGCAGCCATTCATTACTTGTGCTATTATCAGTGTTTATATGCCAAGCGGGGCTCAGCCTCTGTGTGGGACGTTATCCTCCATGTCAGGACCATGACACACCTTATTACTTCTGCTGCGTCGCCCATAtctaatcatcatcatccaccttgCTGCAGATTGTTGGTCAGGAATGAACTCATCAAAGTGTTTTGTTTCTTTGCGGTGAATTATTTGAACAGAAGAAAAGTGCAGAAGGTGAGCTTATGACAGTGCagacggggggggggtcttagtttatttatttgtatataaGCCGTCTCATTAAATGAGCAAATAGATCAAGCTGAAATAATGAGAGCAGGAAAAGAAACCTTAAAATTCAACCCAGATAAAGGGTGGTTTCCGCCAGCGCCGAATGCAGCCCAAATCTGCACTGAATCGGCAGCGCTTCTCCGCTGGCGCCGAAACACTGCTTATACTTTAATGAGACTCTGAAGCGGAAAAAGAAATgtgatataataatttgtatgtgtagtacagctaagaaataaaacattaggagcagagacacaagtctaatattgtttccagtacaggaaaagttaaactccagttgttaactatgcaaaagagccattgagctccaagacattcagtcgcagagagctctgtcttctgaagcttgttatctcaactgtgttttctttttctctgcagagaagggttcaaaagtttactggcctgctctgtaaaatcatttaaaatgttgagtagtgtgtaaactgcacatattagagaatgatgcaatcgtataaaaaaaaacact is a window of Hyperolius riggenbachi isolate aHypRig1 chromosome 6, aHypRig1.pri, whole genome shotgun sequence DNA encoding:
- the LOC137520635 gene encoding DNA fragmentation factor subunit alpha-like, producing MKRCVVSVRGSQERHGVAADSLQELRDKALRVLGLDASQQPLTLVLAEDGTIVEDEDYFLCLPEDTEFLVLYGNKKWAPCSVDGGTAWLARESVSEMDDVDSAHVPRWRVLAAQLKENLSNIILFSESDFQTLIDVTTEDLSREMEISPTKTVMLKDTLQGLLDRQEEERRCKELLQLYLEAVQRDDPDGARQPASSEGTSETDSAVTKDMSQNAQLSSYVLRILQEKTLPHLSLSNEQLECVCSHDPHALSAELNCSLPAAQQLQEACQEQLELRLQQVQCMNSLASASHKKRKHLN